From Micromonospora rhizosphaerae, the proteins below share one genomic window:
- a CDS encoding dihydrodipicolinate synthase family protein, translating to MTTVANSAGAVLLPNIDGSLGRHVLKPPREWPQPQAPLRSRVAFAAAHVIPKPLSENVPGGAAAIDWDSTLRYRHRIWSYGLGVADAMDTAQRGMGLDWPAAAELIRRSAAEARSVGGAIACGAGTDQLDPSRTPEGAAGLAAVLAAYREQIEAVAGSGATVILMASRALARIARSAEDYAHVYGSLLADADRPVILHWLGAMFDPALAGYWGSDDVEQATSAFLRIIDAHRAKVEGVKVSLLDAAHEIRLRAALPEGVRLYTGDDFNYPELVVGDRKAHSDALLGIFAAIYPAASLAIQALDAGDDVTARAILDGTQALGRHIFEAPTYYYKTGIAFLSWLNGHQAAFSMVGGLHAGRSVLHLVELFRLADAAELLADPDFAAHRMRRYLSVQGIGD from the coding sequence GTGACAACCGTCGCCAATTCGGCAGGAGCCGTGCTCCTGCCAAACATCGACGGCAGCCTCGGGCGCCACGTCCTGAAGCCGCCGCGAGAATGGCCGCAGCCGCAGGCTCCGCTGAGGTCCCGCGTCGCCTTTGCCGCAGCACATGTGATCCCCAAGCCACTATCCGAGAACGTCCCGGGTGGCGCCGCAGCCATTGACTGGGACAGCACGCTCCGGTACCGGCACCGGATCTGGTCCTACGGGCTGGGCGTTGCCGACGCCATGGACACCGCCCAGCGTGGCATGGGTCTCGATTGGCCAGCGGCGGCCGAGTTGATCCGCCGCTCTGCCGCGGAGGCCCGGTCCGTCGGCGGTGCGATCGCCTGCGGTGCGGGCACTGACCAGCTCGACCCCAGCCGTACGCCTGAGGGCGCTGCGGGCCTGGCGGCGGTGCTGGCGGCCTACCGGGAGCAGATTGAGGCCGTGGCCGGCAGCGGGGCCACAGTGATCCTTATGGCCTCAAGGGCGCTGGCCCGGATTGCACGCTCCGCGGAAGACTATGCCCATGTGTACGGCAGCCTGCTAGCTGACGCGGACCGCCCCGTCATCCTGCACTGGCTCGGCGCCATGTTCGACCCTGCACTGGCCGGCTACTGGGGCTCGGACGATGTCGAACAGGCGACATCGGCGTTCTTGCGGATCATCGATGCTCATCGCGCGAAGGTCGAGGGGGTCAAGGTGTCGCTGCTCGACGCAGCCCACGAGATCCGCTTGCGCGCCGCACTCCCCGAGGGGGTCCGCCTGTACACCGGTGACGACTTCAACTATCCGGAACTCGTCGTCGGCGACCGAAAGGCGCACTCCGATGCCTTGCTGGGCATCTTCGCCGCGATCTACCCCGCCGCCTCGTTGGCCATCCAGGCCCTCGATGCCGGCGACGACGTTACAGCGCGGGCGATCCTAGACGGCACCCAGGCGCTTGGCCGGCACATCTTCGAGGCACCGACCTACTACTACAAAACCGGGATCGCGTTCCTGTCCTGGCTGAACGGCCATCAGGCCGCTTTCTCGATGGTGGGCGGGCTGCACGCCGGGCGCTCGGTGCTGCACCTGGTCGAGCTCTTCCGGCTGGCGGACGCAGCCGAGCTCTTGGCTGATCCGGACTTCGCCGCGCACCGGATGCGGCGGTACCTGTCCGTCCAGGGGATCGGTGATTGA
- a CDS encoding sugar phosphate isomerase/epimerase family protein, translated as MIESMMDIDQATLRRLSLNTMTTKNWTLPEAVDGSVRAGLPAVGLWRDRVAEVGLDAAAKRVRDAGLRVSSLCRGGFLTAADAAGQRAALEDNRAAIIEAATLGTDALIMVVGGLPEGDRDLAGARQRVADRLAELVPFAKEHGVRMVLEPLHPMYVADRAVLSTLGQALDIASGHPADAVAVVVDTFHVFWDPQLPEQIARAGREGRVASYQVCDFNLPIASDALLSRGMMGDGVIDFRAITSMIAATGYDGDIEVEIFNAAIWAMNGDDVLATMARRYAELVHPYLDPAAADPAPADR; from the coding sequence GTGATTGAGAGCATGATGGACATCGACCAGGCGACGCTGCGGCGGCTCTCGCTGAACACCATGACCACCAAGAACTGGACCCTGCCCGAGGCAGTCGACGGTTCAGTCCGAGCCGGACTGCCGGCGGTCGGCCTCTGGCGCGACCGTGTCGCCGAGGTCGGGCTCGACGCCGCGGCCAAACGAGTGCGCGACGCGGGTCTGCGGGTCTCCTCACTCTGCCGAGGTGGCTTCCTGACGGCAGCTGATGCCGCCGGGCAGAGGGCCGCGCTCGAGGACAACAGGGCCGCCATCATCGAGGCCGCGACCTTGGGCACTGACGCGCTGATCATGGTTGTAGGTGGGCTCCCAGAGGGCGACCGCGACCTCGCTGGCGCTCGTCAACGGGTGGCGGACCGACTCGCCGAGCTGGTGCCGTTCGCCAAGGAGCATGGCGTGCGGATGGTCCTGGAGCCCCTCCATCCCATGTACGTCGCAGACCGCGCGGTCCTGTCTACCCTCGGCCAGGCCCTCGACATCGCATCCGGTCACCCGGCGGACGCCGTCGCCGTCGTGGTCGACACCTTCCATGTCTTCTGGGACCCCCAGTTGCCTGAGCAGATTGCCCGCGCTGGCCGGGAGGGCAGGGTCGCCAGCTACCAGGTCTGTGACTTCAACCTGCCGATCGCCTCTGACGCGCTGCTCTCGCGCGGCATGATGGGCGACGGCGTGATCGACTTCCGTGCTATCACCTCGATGATCGCCGCCACGGGGTACGACGGTGACATCGAGGTGGAGATCTTCAACGCCGCGATCTGGGCGATGAACGGCGACGATGTGCTGGCGACAATGGCCCGCCGATACGCCGAACTCGTGCACCCCTACCTCGATCCCGCCGCAGCCGATCCTGCACCCGCTGACCGGTGA
- a CDS encoding glycerate kinase — translation MACDKFKGSLTASQVMAAVTGGLRDVAPAVDVRSTLVADGGDGTLEAVRSAGFTLLPVTVTGPTGRPVDTHYATNGDTAVVEMADACGLVRLPGGELAPLTASSRGLGEVVGAVLDAGIRRIVIGVGGSASTDGGAGMLSALGARLLDDAGRDLRDGGGALSELTTVDLTGLHPGLAQAELTLASDVDNPLLGHRGAVAVFSAQKGAGWREQQLLERGLSRLAEVLTDHTGGDAAGLAGAGAAGGVGFAAQALLGARFQSGIEFLLQVIGFDEVVAGAALVVTGEGYLDRQTLSGKTPFGVATAARVAGAPVVAVCGGSDLDDADLADIGIKQVFRLSDLEPDLERCMSAAGPLLRQAARLVARRWLHPMS, via the coding sequence GTGGCCTGCGACAAGTTCAAGGGCTCATTAACGGCGAGCCAGGTCATGGCGGCGGTCACGGGAGGACTGCGCGACGTGGCACCCGCCGTCGATGTCCGCAGCACCCTGGTCGCCGACGGCGGCGACGGCACCCTCGAAGCGGTCCGGTCGGCGGGGTTCACGCTGCTGCCGGTGACGGTCACCGGGCCGACAGGACGCCCCGTCGACACGCACTACGCCACCAATGGGGACACAGCCGTCGTGGAGATGGCTGACGCGTGCGGGCTGGTACGACTTCCCGGCGGCGAGTTAGCACCCCTCACGGCCTCCAGCCGTGGACTCGGCGAGGTCGTCGGCGCGGTCCTCGACGCCGGCATCCGGCGGATCGTGATCGGGGTAGGTGGCAGCGCGAGCACCGACGGGGGCGCCGGGATGCTCAGCGCGCTCGGAGCCCGCCTGCTCGACGACGCCGGCCGAGACCTGCGGGACGGGGGTGGGGCATTGAGCGAGTTGACTACCGTCGATCTAACCGGGCTGCATCCGGGCCTCGCCCAAGCAGAACTGACCCTTGCGAGTGACGTCGACAATCCGTTACTGGGTCACCGGGGTGCGGTCGCCGTCTTCTCGGCGCAGAAGGGCGCTGGCTGGCGAGAACAACAGCTGCTTGAGCGGGGCCTTAGTCGACTCGCCGAGGTCCTGACGGACCACACCGGCGGCGACGCGGCTGGCCTGGCCGGCGCGGGTGCCGCCGGAGGAGTCGGATTCGCCGCTCAAGCACTGCTCGGCGCCCGCTTCCAATCCGGCATCGAGTTCCTACTTCAAGTCATCGGGTTCGACGAGGTCGTCGCAGGCGCAGCACTGGTGGTGACAGGCGAGGGCTACTTGGACCGACAGACATTGTCCGGCAAGACCCCCTTCGGCGTGGCGACAGCGGCACGGGTTGCCGGGGCACCAGTGGTTGCTGTCTGTGGAGGGTCCGACCTCGATGATGCCGACCTGGCGGACATCGGCATCAAGCAAGTATTCCGGTTGTCCGACCTCGAACCTGATCTCGAGCGCTGCATGAGCGCAGCAGGACCGCTGCTACGGCAGGCGGCCCGCCTCGTCGCGCGCAGGTGGCTGCACCCGATGAGTTAG
- a CDS encoding ABC transporter permease, producing the protein MTTAAIPARGHGRALIHTGVVTRRNLLANIRLPDVLILSTVQPVVFMLMFLYVFGGAIQAALPAAAKGEYVYWLIPGILAQSAVFGSAPTAYGLNNDRTKGVLDRFRALPMARSAVLTGRTMADLIRSTFILGLQLAVGVALGFRWQNGLGDMLAAIGVALAFGYACSWLMAYLGLTIRNSEAIQAAIYMVVFPMTLTSSVFLPTQTMPGWLQTFAEHQPITIIANALRGLTLGQEALPAGHTVTSETVLALAWTTGILAIFAPLAVRAYQRDVA; encoded by the coding sequence ATGACCACCGCCGCCATCCCCGCTCGCGGCCACGGCCGCGCCCTCATTCACACCGGCGTCGTCACCCGCCGGAACCTGCTCGCCAATATCCGCCTGCCCGACGTGCTGATCCTGTCCACCGTCCAGCCCGTCGTGTTCATGCTCATGTTCCTCTACGTCTTCGGCGGCGCCATCCAAGCCGCCCTACCCGCCGCCGCCAAAGGCGAGTACGTCTACTGGCTGATCCCCGGCATCCTCGCCCAGTCCGCCGTTTTCGGGTCCGCGCCCACCGCCTACGGGCTCAACAACGACCGCACCAAAGGCGTCCTGGACCGCTTCCGCGCCCTGCCCATGGCCCGCTCCGCCGTGCTGACCGGCCGCACCATGGCCGACCTCATCCGCAGCACTTTCATCCTCGGCCTGCAACTCGCCGTCGGCGTCGCCCTCGGGTTCCGCTGGCAGAACGGCCTCGGCGACATGCTGGCCGCCATCGGCGTCGCGCTCGCCTTCGGCTACGCCTGCTCCTGGCTGATGGCCTACCTGGGCCTCACGATCCGCAACTCCGAAGCCATCCAGGCCGCCATCTACATGGTCGTCTTCCCGATGACCCTGACCAGCTCCGTCTTCCTACCCACCCAGACCATGCCCGGCTGGCTCCAGACCTTCGCCGAACACCAGCCCATCACCATCATCGCCAACGCCCTGCGCGGCCTCACCCTCGGCCAAGAAGCGCTACCGGCCGGCCACACGGTCACCAGCGAGACAGTGCTCGCCCTCGCCTGGACGACAGGAATCCTCGCGATCTTCGCACCCCTCGCCGTACGTGCCTACCAGCGCGACGTCGCCTGA
- a CDS encoding ATP-binding cassette domain-containing protein, translated as MSDSIIAVSEITKQFRNGTRALDGLTLQIPRGSIYGLLGPNGAGKTTLIRILATLLRPDTGTARVAGHDVVRDATRVRERIGLAGQFAAVDDHLTGRENIIMIGRLYGLTHREAARRAADILDLIHLADVADRQVKTYSGGMRRRIDLAASLIGRPQVLFLDEPTTGVDPASRQDLWHLVRNLAAEGTTVLLTTQYLDEADQLADRIAVIDHGRLLTEGTATELKDRTGGAIIQLDLPTELQQAALATLEPLAARCDRDRITLPAPDGPLTLRHALRLLDHADITPTDVALHRPTLDDVFLALTRHDNRELAGRTA; from the coding sequence ATGAGCGACTCGATCATCGCCGTCAGCGAGATCACCAAGCAGTTCCGCAACGGCACCCGCGCGCTCGACGGCCTGACCTTGCAGATCCCGCGCGGAAGCATCTACGGGCTGCTCGGCCCGAACGGCGCGGGGAAGACCACCCTGATCCGCATACTCGCCACCCTGCTTCGCCCCGACACCGGCACCGCGCGCGTCGCCGGACACGACGTCGTCCGCGACGCGACCCGAGTACGAGAGCGGATCGGCCTCGCCGGACAGTTCGCCGCCGTCGACGACCACCTGACCGGCCGCGAGAACATCATCATGATCGGCCGCCTCTACGGCCTGACCCACCGCGAGGCAGCCCGCCGAGCGGCAGACATCCTGGACCTCATCCACCTCGCCGACGTCGCCGACCGGCAGGTCAAGACCTACTCCGGAGGCATGCGTCGGCGCATAGACCTCGCCGCGAGCCTCATCGGCCGCCCACAGGTGCTGTTCCTCGACGAACCCACCACCGGCGTTGACCCGGCCAGCCGCCAAGACCTGTGGCACCTCGTGCGGAACCTGGCCGCCGAGGGCACCACCGTGCTGCTCACCACCCAATACCTCGACGAGGCCGACCAGCTCGCCGACCGCATCGCCGTCATCGACCACGGCCGCCTGCTCACCGAAGGCACCGCCACCGAACTCAAAGACCGCACCGGCGGCGCCATCATCCAACTCGACCTGCCCACGGAGCTGCAGCAGGCAGCCTTGGCCACCCTGGAACCGCTGGCCGCCCGATGCGACCGCGACCGGATCACGCTGCCCGCCCCCGACGGGCCACTGACCCTGCGGCACGCGCTGCGCCTGCTCGACCACGCCGACATCACCCCGACCGACGTCGCCCTGCACCGGCCCACCCTCGACGACGTCTTCCTCGCCCTCACCCGCCACGACAACCGCGAACTCGCCGGGAGGACCGCATGA
- a CDS encoding TetR/AcrR family transcriptional regulator, producing the protein MVDQKPEPVRRLPRAQRREQILTAATEAFARSGFAATSLEDIATEAGITRVILYRHFDSKTDLYQAVLDRMCARLDAHVDEPVGGFTDASIDGLLDAAIESPAGFRLLFQHALREPEFKERIEKFRADITAAAYLQISAVVPDQALARWAAQLAPVVAIEAIIAWLDAGQPDPAQAAARVRQAVMGVIGAAVASDTDCSLPNPARRQGPS; encoded by the coding sequence GTGGTCGACCAGAAGCCGGAGCCGGTACGCCGCCTGCCCCGGGCACAGCGCCGGGAGCAGATCCTCACCGCGGCGACCGAGGCGTTCGCCAGGTCCGGTTTCGCCGCAACGAGCCTGGAGGACATCGCCACCGAGGCGGGCATCACGCGGGTGATCCTCTACCGGCACTTCGATTCCAAGACCGACCTGTATCAGGCGGTCCTGGACCGGATGTGCGCGCGGCTGGATGCCCATGTCGACGAGCCTGTCGGCGGGTTCACCGATGCCAGCATCGACGGCCTGCTCGATGCTGCGATCGAGTCGCCTGCCGGGTTCCGGCTGCTGTTCCAGCACGCCCTGCGGGAGCCGGAGTTCAAGGAGCGCATCGAGAAGTTCCGCGCCGACATCACTGCCGCCGCATACCTGCAGATCTCCGCCGTCGTCCCCGACCAGGCTCTCGCCCGATGGGCAGCGCAGCTCGCGCCGGTCGTGGCGATCGAGGCAATCATCGCCTGGCTCGATGCCGGACAACCCGACCCCGCCCAGGCCGCCGCGCGGGTGCGACAGGCGGTCATGGGAGTCATCGGCGCCGCCGTCGCCTCCGACACCGACTGCTCGCTTCCCAACCCTGCACGTAGACAAGGACCGTCATGA
- a CDS encoding class I SAM-dependent methyltransferase — MTNTAKPETGESPTARQKRVWDKSAPSYDKQIAFFEKTWFAGGRQWLGQRAHGRVLEVAIGTGRNLPHYRSDTTITGIELSPAMLAIARERAADLGRKVDLREGDAERLPFDDASFDTVVCALSLCTIPDPAAAIAEMHRVLVPDGTLLLVDHIASSWPPIRAAQWLLERITIRAAGEHFTRRQLSLVQAASFEIEEAERLKAGTVERIRARKLAPPETGA, encoded by the coding sequence ATGACCAACACAGCAAAGCCCGAGACGGGTGAAAGCCCGACCGCCCGGCAGAAGCGGGTGTGGGACAAGAGCGCGCCCAGCTATGACAAGCAGATCGCCTTCTTCGAGAAGACCTGGTTTGCCGGTGGACGCCAGTGGCTCGGCCAGCGCGCTCACGGCCGGGTTCTCGAGGTCGCGATCGGCACCGGCCGTAACTTGCCCCATTACCGATCCGACACGACCATCACCGGCATCGAGCTGAGTCCGGCGATGCTGGCCATCGCGCGCGAGCGCGCCGCCGATCTCGGCCGCAAGGTGGACCTGCGCGAAGGCGACGCCGAGCGCCTGCCCTTCGACGACGCGTCGTTCGACACGGTGGTGTGTGCGCTGTCGCTGTGCACCATCCCCGACCCCGCTGCCGCGATCGCCGAGATGCACCGGGTCCTGGTGCCCGACGGCACCCTGCTGCTGGTGGACCACATCGCCAGCAGCTGGCCGCCGATCCGCGCCGCCCAGTGGCTGCTGGAACGGATCACGATCCGCGCAGCCGGGGAGCACTTCACCCGCCGGCAGCTGTCCCTCGTCCAGGCCGCCAGCTTCGAGATCGAGGAGGCCGAACGGCTCAAGGCCGGCACGGTGGAGCGCATCCGCGCCCGCAAACTGGCCCCGCCGGAGACGGGCGCGTGA
- a CDS encoding phosphotransferase family protein encodes MNIASAGALGPRLGAGREADVYACSDGAVLKLYRPGFGGHRTETLALRSLEDRGVAPRLVDVVECDGRTGLVVERLAGPDMLTLLQRRPWRLYALARSLAKAHLAVHRVQAPAELTGLRQVLATRIRDAALPQHLLDFVSRLLDGLPDGDRLCHGDYHPGNILLAADQAAVIDWGAATRGVPEADHARTLLLLRWSDPLPGTPLVSRALIAAGRSVLAHAYARDYRRGSPPLRQTRSWLVVHAAARLSEGIPAEEERIIGLLERARKGIA; translated from the coding sequence GTGAACATCGCGAGCGCCGGGGCGCTCGGGCCACGGCTCGGCGCAGGTCGCGAGGCGGACGTGTACGCGTGCAGCGACGGGGCGGTGCTCAAGCTGTACCGTCCCGGCTTCGGCGGCCACCGCACCGAGACGTTGGCCCTCCGGTCACTGGAAGATCGTGGCGTCGCACCGAGGCTGGTCGACGTCGTGGAGTGCGATGGCCGGACCGGCTTGGTGGTGGAGCGCCTGGCCGGACCGGACATGCTGACGCTTCTGCAACGCCGACCGTGGCGCCTCTACGCACTGGCCCGCTCCCTGGCCAAGGCGCACCTCGCGGTCCATCGTGTTCAGGCGCCGGCAGAGCTGACCGGCCTCCGCCAGGTCCTGGCCACCCGGATCCGCGACGCCGCGCTGCCGCAGCATCTGCTCGACTTCGTATCGCGGCTGCTGGACGGGCTGCCGGACGGCGATCGGCTGTGCCACGGCGACTACCACCCCGGCAACATCCTGCTGGCCGCAGACCAGGCCGCTGTCATTGACTGGGGCGCCGCGACGCGGGGCGTCCCCGAAGCCGACCACGCTCGTACGCTGCTGCTGCTGCGGTGGTCCGATCCGCTGCCCGGCACGCCGCTGGTGTCACGGGCGCTGATCGCCGCTGGGCGGTCGGTGCTCGCCCACGCCTACGCGCGAGACTACCGGCGCGGCTCGCCGCCGCTGCGCCAGACGAGGTCGTGGCTGGTGGTGCACGCCGCGGCGCGGCTGAGCGAAGGCATCCCGGCCGAAGAAGAGAGGATCATCGGTCTGCTCGAACGCGCCCGGAAAGGCATCGCGTGA
- a CDS encoding class I SAM-dependent methyltransferase, which translates to MDDTRVHWDGVYSRRTVTEVSWFEAKADKSMALIDDAGLSLADPVIDVGAGASVLVGHLLQAGYRDVSALDVAADALTVSRDRLGADAHRVDWIVADLLSWRPARRYRLWHDRAVFHFLTDPAGRDRYRQVLRQALAPGGYLVVGTFAADGPTQCSGLPTARYGADELAAQFPGYTVLRAARDEHHTPAGDVQPFTWVLLGDCG; encoded by the coding sequence GTGGACGACACGCGTGTGCACTGGGACGGCGTCTACTCGCGCCGGACGGTCACCGAGGTGAGCTGGTTCGAGGCGAAAGCCGACAAGTCGATGGCCCTTATCGACGACGCCGGGCTGTCGCTCGCAGATCCGGTGATCGACGTCGGCGCCGGGGCGAGCGTGCTGGTCGGCCACCTGCTGCAGGCGGGGTATCGGGACGTGAGCGCGCTGGACGTTGCCGCCGATGCCCTGACCGTCAGCCGGGACCGCCTGGGCGCCGACGCGCACCGGGTCGACTGGATCGTGGCCGACCTGCTGTCATGGCGGCCGGCCCGCCGCTACCGGCTGTGGCACGACCGGGCGGTGTTCCACTTTCTCACCGACCCCGCCGGCCGGGACCGCTACCGGCAGGTGCTGAGGCAGGCGCTGGCTCCGGGTGGCTACCTGGTGGTCGGCACCTTCGCCGCCGACGGGCCCACCCAATGTTCCGGGCTACCGACCGCCCGCTACGGCGCGGACGAGCTGGCCGCGCAGTTCCCCGGCTACACCGTCCTCCGCGCCGCCCGGGATGAGCACCACACCCCGGCAGGTGACGTGCAGCCGTTCACCTGGGTCCTACTCGGCGACTGCGGCTGA
- a CDS encoding SHOCT domain-containing protein translates to MDGMAGMCIWMLISGLFGLAILALIVVGVVWLVRSLSGSRPDAGEQELRRRFAAGEIDDEEFRRRREELRRP, encoded by the coding sequence ATGGATGGCATGGCGGGGATGTGCATCTGGATGCTGATCTCGGGCCTATTCGGCCTGGCGATCTTGGCGCTGATCGTCGTGGGCGTGGTGTGGCTGGTGCGGTCCCTGTCGGGCTCCAGACCGGATGCGGGCGAGCAAGAGCTACGCCGCAGGTTCGCGGCCGGTGAGATCGATGACGAGGAGTTTCGGCGTCGGCGGGAAGAGCTGCGCCGCCCGTAA
- a CDS encoding MerR family transcriptional regulator yields MSGSGLRSGQLADAAGVNLQTLRYYERRGLLASPQRSPGGHRLYPTETVALLRVIKAAQRLGFTLNEVADLLDAGRHQHSRRPDTGLQARAKDKLAEVEQKLADLTVIRDTLRAAIAAGCDDLVACAGSSCCPLPFAELAGRNDRADHC; encoded by the coding sequence ATGAGCGGATCAGGGCTGCGCAGCGGCCAGCTGGCCGACGCGGCCGGGGTCAACCTGCAGACCCTGCGCTATTACGAGCGCCGTGGCCTGCTCGCCTCGCCGCAGCGGTCACCTGGTGGGCATCGGCTATACCCGACCGAGACGGTGGCCCTGCTGCGGGTCATCAAGGCCGCGCAGCGCCTCGGCTTCACCCTCAACGAGGTCGCCGACCTGCTCGACGCCGGTCGGCACCAGCACAGCCGGCGACCGGACACGGGCCTACAGGCCCGGGCCAAGGACAAGCTCGCCGAGGTCGAACAGAAGCTGGCGGACCTGACCGTCATCCGCGACACCCTACGAGCCGCCATCGCCGCTGGCTGCGACGACCTCGTCGCGTGCGCCGGAAGCTCCTGCTGTCCCCTGCCATTCGCTGAACTCGCCGGGAGGAACGACCGTGCCGACCATTGCTGA
- a CDS encoding YnfA family protein: protein MTVARSILLFLLAALAEIGGAWLVWQGWRENRGLLWIAAGVIALGCYGFVATFQPDANFGRVLAAYGGVFVAGSLAWGMVVDRFRPDRYDIIGATICLIGVAVIMYAPRSG, encoded by the coding sequence ATGACGGTTGCCCGCTCGATCCTGCTGTTCCTGCTCGCCGCGCTAGCCGAGATCGGCGGCGCGTGGCTTGTATGGCAGGGCTGGCGGGAAAACCGAGGGCTGCTGTGGATCGCGGCCGGAGTCATCGCGCTCGGGTGCTACGGATTCGTCGCCACCTTCCAACCCGATGCGAACTTCGGCCGCGTCCTGGCCGCCTACGGCGGTGTCTTCGTCGCCGGCTCCCTGGCCTGGGGCATGGTCGTCGACAGGTTCCGCCCCGACCGCTACGACATCATCGGCGCAACCATCTGCCTCATCGGAGTGGCAGTGATCATGTACGCCCCACGCAGCGGCTGA
- a CDS encoding ArsR/SmtB family transcription factor, whose protein sequence is MAIGFPPGLTPAVALFRSLGDPTRLAILQRLASGEARVVDLTGELGLAQSTVSKHLACLRDCGLIDYRVEGRQSFYALTRPELLDLLRSAEQLLAATGEAVALCPVYGAPASSLAGVSA, encoded by the coding sequence ATGGCGATTGGTTTCCCCCCTGGACTCACTCCTGCCGTGGCGTTGTTCCGGTCCCTCGGTGATCCGACCCGGCTGGCGATCCTGCAACGGCTCGCGTCGGGTGAGGCGCGGGTGGTGGACCTGACCGGCGAGCTGGGGTTGGCCCAGTCGACGGTGTCGAAGCACCTGGCGTGCCTTCGTGACTGCGGGCTGATCGACTACCGGGTCGAGGGCCGCCAGTCGTTCTACGCGCTGACCCGGCCGGAGCTACTGGACCTGCTGCGCTCGGCGGAACAACTCCTCGCCGCCACCGGGGAAGCGGTCGCCCTGTGCCCGGTCTACGGGGCCCCGGCCAGCTCTCTGGCGGGGGTGAGCGCGTGA
- a CDS encoding cation transporter — MSTSLLTPGRRAVLSRRSLWLAYATAGYNLLEGLVAFAAGAAASSTALIGFGLDSFVEVSSAAVLIWQFRSRVPEDRERLALRLIGVSFFALAAWVTFDALRSLLAGGDADASPVGIGLAVASLIVMPLLVRAKRRTGRELGSATVMADSTQTMLCTYLSAVLLVGLALNALWGWSWADPIAALVIAAVAVKEGVEAWRGEHCDDCVAPLPAADAGPATACADSCCTDRKA; from the coding sequence GTGAGCACATCACTACTGACCCCGGGACGCCGGGCGGTGCTGTCCCGGCGCAGCCTGTGGCTGGCCTACGCCACCGCTGGCTACAACCTGCTCGAGGGCCTGGTCGCGTTCGCCGCCGGCGCGGCGGCCTCCTCCACCGCACTGATCGGCTTCGGCCTGGACTCCTTCGTCGAGGTGTCGAGCGCCGCCGTGCTCATCTGGCAGTTCCGCTCCCGCGTGCCCGAGGACCGGGAGCGGCTGGCGCTACGGCTGATCGGCGTGTCGTTCTTCGCCCTGGCCGCCTGGGTGACCTTCGACGCCCTCCGCTCGCTCCTGGCCGGCGGAGACGCCGACGCCAGCCCGGTGGGGATCGGCCTGGCCGTGGCGTCGCTGATCGTGATGCCGCTGCTTGTACGCGCGAAGCGGCGCACCGGCCGGGAACTTGGCTCAGCCACGGTCATGGCCGACTCGACCCAGACGATGCTGTGCACCTACCTGTCTGCAGTGCTCCTCGTCGGCCTCGCCCTCAACGCCCTCTGGGGCTGGTCCTGGGCCGACCCGATAGCCGCGCTCGTCATCGCTGCCGTGGCGGTCAAGGAAGGCGTGGAAGCCTGGCGGGGCGAACACTGCGACGACTGCGTCGCCCCCCTGCCCGCCGCCGACGCCGGCCCAGCCACGGCATGCGCCGACAGCTGCTGCACCGACCGGAAGGCATGA